One window of the bacterium genome contains the following:
- a CDS encoding NAD(P)-binding domain-containing protein, which yields MDSLLIFVIAIVFMGIPIHLHLKKLRKQSTHVSSGTGSTGAGIKVSLPTVSCSQCNTPVTKSAIFCSKCGTPLAMYDLKKAPIVDPNLPEDETAPLKPAIDVGSCIGCGSCVSVCPDNALALVNHKAVLPDPALCTGAAKCASVCPTGALVLVRLGSGRKVQVPFVQENFETNIPGLYIVGELGGMALIKHAVNEGRMVIDKLLGKIAPKEGVFDTIIVGAGPAGLSAALSAKKHNLNALTIEAEELASTIRKYPRNKFVMAEPLEIPLYGNLWVQDTSKEALLDVWKTIVQNTGVAIQEHTRCVNIVKQSDGHFAVKTDTDVFSAQTVILAVGKRGTPRKLGVPGEELSKVTYQLIDATEYHDTDVLIVGGGDSALEAAMALSNQGSNRVTMSYRKNSFAGAMARNREALDQAVAKKRIEVLYESNLVRITDTDVVLRLKDGSERTVPNRFTFLMLGGESPNEFLKQMGVDIVTRMLPVV from the coding sequence ATGGATTCGCTGCTCATATTTGTTATTGCGATTGTCTTCATGGGAATCCCCATTCACCTCCACTTGAAAAAACTGCGGAAGCAATCGACTCACGTATCATCGGGAACCGGTAGCACAGGGGCGGGCATCAAGGTCTCACTGCCGACCGTGTCATGCTCGCAGTGCAACACTCCGGTAACGAAGAGTGCGATTTTTTGCTCTAAGTGCGGTACGCCCCTCGCGATGTACGATTTGAAAAAAGCCCCGATTGTCGATCCCAATTTGCCGGAAGACGAAACCGCGCCGCTCAAGCCCGCCATCGATGTTGGCAGTTGTATCGGTTGCGGTTCCTGCGTTTCAGTCTGTCCGGATAATGCGTTGGCGTTAGTGAATCATAAGGCGGTATTGCCCGATCCCGCACTTTGCACCGGCGCCGCGAAATGCGCTTCAGTCTGTCCAACCGGCGCATTGGTGTTGGTACGGTTAGGGAGTGGGCGGAAAGTGCAAGTGCCATTCGTACAAGAGAATTTTGAGACGAATATTCCCGGCTTGTACATCGTCGGTGAATTGGGCGGGATGGCGCTGATCAAACATGCCGTCAATGAAGGCAGAATGGTGATAGATAAACTGCTGGGAAAAATCGCACCGAAAGAAGGCGTTTTCGATACGATTATCGTAGGCGCTGGACCCGCGGGATTATCGGCGGCACTGTCGGCGAAGAAGCATAATTTAAATGCATTGACCATCGAAGCGGAAGAATTGGCGTCGACGATCCGTAAGTATCCCCGCAATAAATTCGTGATGGCGGAACCATTGGAAATTCCCCTCTACGGGAATCTGTGGGTACAGGATACTTCGAAGGAAGCGTTACTCGATGTGTGGAAAACGATTGTCCAAAATACTGGAGTCGCGATTCAGGAACATACCCGTTGTGTGAATATCGTGAAGCAATCCGATGGACATTTCGCCGTGAAAACCGATACCGACGTGTTTTCTGCCCAGACCGTCATATTAGCGGTTGGTAAACGGGGTACCCCGCGAAAATTAGGGGTACCGGGCGAAGAGCTATCGAAAGTGACCTACCAATTAATCGATGCAACGGAGTATCACGATACCGATGTCTTAATCGTCGGCGGCGGCGATAGCGCACTGGAAGCGGCGATGGCATTGTCGAACCAAGGCTCGAACCGCGTTACGATGAGTTACCGGAAAAATAGTTTTGCCGGAGCGATGGCGCGTAACCGGGAAGCGTTGGATCAAGCGGTTGCCAAGAAACGCATCGAGGTACTGTACGAATCGAATCTGGTCCGCATAACCGATACCGATGTTGTGTTACGCTTAAAGGATGGCAGTGAACGCACTGTCCCGAATCGATTTACTTTCTTGATGTTGGGCGGCGAGTCCCCGAACGAATTCCTGAAACAAATGGGAGTCGACATCGTTACCCGGATGCTGCCGGTGGTGTAG
- a CDS encoding amidohydrolase, with protein MSILIKNVWLEEQVVTLEIQEDRIHAITSAAAFDASSQAAFISSQVDKIIDGQKKLRVLPALFNGHTHAAMTLFRSYGDDLPLMRWLQEKVWPLEASITETQVEWGMRLACLEMIKTGCTGFCDMYWHFDACARIVEEVGLHGVLSGVFVDLFDSKRAKAQQQLNGELYESCHEKYPKYVRFAIGPHAIYTVSEDSLRWASEFTAEKNIPFHTHLSETRREIDECRAQHNGLSPVEYLHSLNILSPRLKAAHVIHVDERDRALLAEHGVTVIHNPSSNMKLAVGGPFNLKVMKAAGIVPVLGTDGAGSNNSLDLFTEMKIAALLQKHAWSDPEQGAAHEIWRMPTIDSWRQFGYDAGEVAVGKLAELILIRTDDFAMIPNHDYISNLVYSANGTIVDTTISSGRVLMEGGVVAGEQELLQEFRDVAHHFVNSH; from the coding sequence ATGTCGATCTTGATAAAAAACGTTTGGCTCGAAGAGCAAGTCGTCACCCTCGAAATCCAAGAGGATCGCATCCACGCTATCACTTCTGCCGCGGCATTCGATGCTTCGTCTCAAGCTGCCTTCATTTCATCACAAGTTGACAAGATCATCGATGGACAAAAGAAGTTGCGGGTGTTACCAGCACTTTTTAATGGGCACACTCACGCTGCGATGACCCTCTTTCGTAGTTATGGCGACGATCTCCCACTCATGCGTTGGTTGCAGGAAAAAGTCTGGCCGCTCGAAGCGTCGATTACAGAAACCCAAGTCGAGTGGGGGATGCGGCTTGCGTGTCTTGAGATGATTAAAACCGGTTGTACCGGCTTTTGCGATATGTATTGGCATTTCGACGCTTGCGCCCGTATTGTGGAAGAAGTGGGCTTGCATGGCGTACTCTCCGGCGTCTTTGTCGATCTGTTCGACTCGAAACGGGCGAAAGCGCAACAGCAGTTAAACGGCGAATTGTACGAGTCGTGCCACGAAAAGTATCCGAAGTATGTTCGCTTCGCGATCGGTCCCCATGCGATTTATACTGTATCGGAAGATTCGCTCCGCTGGGCTTCCGAGTTTACTGCCGAAAAGAACATTCCCTTCCATACCCATCTATCGGAAACACGGCGCGAAATCGACGAATGTCGCGCACAACATAACGGATTATCCCCCGTCGAGTATCTCCATTCACTCAATATTCTCTCACCGCGGTTGAAAGCGGCCCATGTCATTCACGTCGACGAGCGTGACCGCGCATTGCTCGCCGAACATGGCGTTACGGTGATTCACAATCCCTCGTCGAATATGAAGCTTGCCGTTGGCGGCCCGTTCAATTTGAAAGTGATGAAAGCCGCCGGTATCGTTCCTGTGCTCGGTACCGATGGCGCGGGTTCCAATAATTCCCTCGATCTCTTTACCGAAATGAAGATTGCGGCGCTTTTGCAGAAACATGCCTGGAGCGATCCCGAACAAGGCGCCGCCCATGAAATCTGGCGAATGCCGACCATCGACTCGTGGCGTCAGTTCGGATACGATGCCGGCGAAGTCGCGGTCGGAAAATTGGCGGAATTGATACTGATACGCACCGACGATTTCGCGATGATACCCAATCATGACTACATCAGTAATCTGGTGTACAGCGCAAATGGAACCATCGTCGATACCACGATTTCCAGCGGTAGGGTCTTGATGGAAGGTGGCGTCGTTGCCGGAGAACAGGAATTGTTACAGGAGTTTCGTGATGTAGCGCACCACTTCGTCAATTCCCATTAA
- a CDS encoding cation:proton antiporter translates to MDFLILIEKIVAVPEVQYTLLLFSLFVIPKWLQRYRIPSAITSLLLGLLAGVVFHLFPSDTTIDLLATFGIVAMFLFAGLEMDFVLIRRHWQPLAYHLGFQLLVMAILVWLGWLVFGLAIRPGIIFAMAIVTPSAGFIFDSLATLKVSATEREWIKSTVLATELMTLWLLFVVMQSTDVQRLAISFGVLLGMMIILPIIFQVFAKWIVPHAPKSEFAFLLMVAVVCSLITRRLGVYYLVGAFVVGITAQIFQKHIPAIASEKMLHAVEVFASFFIPLYFFNAGKHFHSDEIDWSILGIGILLTIVAVPIRIIQVVLHRKLILKETFLTSRRIGVALLPTLVFTIVL, encoded by the coding sequence ATGGATTTTCTAATACTCATCGAAAAAATTGTCGCCGTCCCCGAGGTGCAGTACACGCTGCTCCTCTTTTCGTTGTTCGTTATACCGAAATGGCTGCAACGCTATCGCATCCCAAGTGCAATCACCAGTTTATTGCTGGGTTTACTCGCAGGTGTTGTCTTCCATCTTTTCCCATCGGACACCACCATTGATTTATTGGCAACTTTTGGTATTGTTGCGATGTTCCTGTTCGCCGGATTGGAAATGGATTTCGTCCTAATCCGTCGGCACTGGCAGCCATTGGCTTATCACCTTGGCTTTCAGTTATTAGTGATGGCGATATTGGTTTGGCTGGGTTGGCTCGTATTCGGGCTTGCAATCCGCCCCGGTATTATCTTTGCCATGGCAATCGTTACTCCGTCGGCGGGATTCATATTCGATTCGCTTGCGACCTTGAAAGTATCCGCTACCGAACGGGAATGGATCAAATCGACGGTACTCGCAACTGAACTCATGACCTTGTGGCTCTTGTTTGTGGTTATGCAATCGACCGACGTGCAGCGGTTAGCGATTTCGTTTGGCGTATTATTAGGAATGATGATCATTCTCCCGATCATTTTCCAAGTATTTGCGAAATGGATCGTACCCCATGCGCCGAAATCGGAGTTTGCCTTTCTCTTGATGGTCGCCGTGGTTTGTTCGTTGATTACGCGCCGCTTAGGGGTCTATTATCTGGTGGGGGCGTTCGTAGTCGGGATCACTGCTCAGATATTCCAGAAGCACATCCCGGCGATTGCTTCCGAAAAAATGCTGCATGCGGTGGAAGTGTTTGCTTCATTCTTTATTCCCTTGTATTTTTTCAATGCCGGGAAACATTTCCATAGTGATGAAATCGATTGGTCGATCCTTGGTATCGGTATTTTGCTCACAATCGTCGCGGTACCCATTCGAATTATACAAGTTGTATTGCACCGCAAATTGATTCTCAAGGAGACGTTCCTAACCAGTCGCCGGATTGGAGTAGCGCTCTTGCCTACTTTGGTCTTTACGATTGTACTATAG
- a CDS encoding SPFH domain-containing protein, protein MKNAKVLTLILIISAIFTINGCTSVSVNAGEEAVMISKPLLFGHGEVYQTPVSTGRTWAAFTTSYVIYNIMPVNRKEHFENLITNDNTPIMFDANLTLQIISGETPKLHQKFGTHWFENNIQPTLREAIRDKACTFKMFDLAGKREVLIQVVDYTIDALNKHISKIGLPVKVIGLTISQVTPPPQVLEETQRTAAQNQSILTQEARAMAELSRKQAEINKADADLAYQKHMGMTIPQYLSLRQLEIQKEQVELVKDNKNVTVIFGGGQSGVPITYPVK, encoded by the coding sequence GTGAAAAATGCGAAAGTATTGACACTCATACTTATAATTTCAGCAATCTTCACAATCAACGGTTGTACATCCGTTAGTGTCAATGCCGGTGAGGAAGCGGTGATGATCAGTAAACCGCTGCTTTTTGGTCACGGCGAAGTGTATCAAACACCAGTTTCCACCGGTAGAACGTGGGCAGCGTTTACAACCAGTTATGTGATTTACAACATAATGCCTGTTAACAGGAAAGAGCACTTCGAGAATCTTATCACAAATGACAATACCCCGATTATGTTCGATGCAAATCTTACCCTGCAGATCATTAGTGGAGAAACCCCAAAACTGCATCAGAAGTTCGGAACGCATTGGTTCGAAAATAATATTCAACCAACTCTCCGTGAAGCAATTCGTGACAAAGCGTGTACTTTCAAGATGTTTGATCTTGCTGGAAAGCGGGAAGTTCTTATTCAAGTGGTTGATTATACAATAGATGCACTGAATAAACATATCAGTAAGATCGGGTTACCGGTGAAAGTTATCGGTTTGACAATTTCTCAAGTGACCCCACCACCACAAGTTTTGGAGGAGACACAACGAACAGCTGCGCAAAACCAATCGATCTTAACACAAGAAGCGCGCGCGATGGCAGAATTGTCGCGAAAGCAAGCGGAAATCAATAAAGCAGACGCCGATTTAGCGTATCAAAAACACATGGGAATGACAATCCCGCAATACCTTTCGCTCCGGCAATTGGAAATTCAAAAGGAGCAAGTAGAACTTGTGAAAGATAACAAAAATGTTACGGTGATTTTCGGAGGCGGTCAATCCGGAGTACCGATCACTTATCCCGTGAAGTGA
- a CDS encoding multiheme c-type cytochrome — MIRTNLAKHLPQRSLLSAIVTILLCCGLLYSVSYANLISPGPLTKSHRGLEGATNCGMCHQIAGEKAIAVANCLQCHTNIKKTIDQKSGYHGRLTQKCESCHKEHIGVNGRLIRWDPKAFNHDETGYKLDGAHEKLQCNQCHKNAEKTYLGLDTKCLSCHKDQHGSDLKRTCTECHSNLGWKQPPPTFDHSKTKWALTGKHKEVACLSCHKENKWSSLKTDCKSCHNDPHQGKFSQNCTECHTSGGWKNIAGFDHSKTGFPLVGAHLTQRCDACHNPRLKPVLAEKTCFACHGDKHNGQLSRECKTCHNETSFKPALYTLEQHNQTPFPLAGKHIEQGCNECHKENKFKFTSDDKKCSGCHADKHNGQLSKQCENCHTVNGFKPSTFTVEQHKKTKFELVGKHLSTDCAKCHKDGKYVFTEPQRECLSCHQDQHKGQLASTCQSCHSPQAWKPSSFTVQRHNMTAFALTGKHVTTACTECHKDGKYRIAGATESCTACHKDQHNGQFGRNCTDCHNTSAWKGAGSLSFDHRKTRFPLDGQHRSVTCTQCHTNGVFQGTPMECSRCHTEPHEGLLGNQCNDCHRTSRWNDLSFRHNQTNFPLTNKHATVACNECHKTQRYVDVTNDCYSCHTRDYTQAAQPVHSANAFPPNQCINCHRSGGPNWKPASFRHNEVFTLNNQHAVTQCTECHVNGRYAGTPRDCYGCHQSNYSQASNPTHTAAGFPTAECASCHRDGGPDWRPATFAAHNTVFPLNNRHGQIVCASCHTNGQYTGTPRECQNCHQSDYQGATNPVHSASVFPQTECRDCHSDGGPNWQPANFNHDRVYVLQNRHRTPPRECNECHINNQYSNTPTTCWGCHENDFNEAVQEEPEHRNYSHDCIPCHLPSDNDWDDGGNRFNNHATFPLNGTHASPSPTRCDQCHTTGQYTGTPRECIGCHQTAYQQTLNPVHVEEFFPSANCNTCHTSGGTDWHQVVYTHTTTFPLVNDHQSPAPTACNECHTNTQYASTPTDCYSCHQTQYQGATNPPHTTSGFPPSACATCHANGGPNWSPATFPHTVFPLVNDHQSPTPTACNECHTNGQYAGTPSDCYSCHQTQYQNATNPAHTAAGFPSSACASCHTSGGPDWRPSTFAHTTFPLLNDHQSPTPTTCNQCHSNGQYAGTPSDCFSCHQTQYQSATNPVHTAQFFPSANCGTCHSNGGPAWQPAAFTHSAYTLMNDHQSPNPTACNRCHTNGQYTGTPTNCYSCHQTQYQGATNPVHTAQFFPLANCGTCHSNGGPAWQPGVFTHTTTFALTGNHLSPNPTDCNECHPNGQYTGTASDCYSCHQTDYTGATNPAHTAATHPVSACNTCHTSGGPNWNSSFNHATAFALQGRHTQATCTECHLNNQYSGTPRDCYQCHIRSNPNIYPADHQASSNIMTTNCVTCHYATDNAWTQGRLSNHTWFPITSGRHRNITCANCHTTSTTYILFNCITCHGGCNSINGDHNGVSGYQCLDARCYQCHPDGSEGPNLRNRIREGGLEQRGH; from the coding sequence ATGATCCGTACGAATCTCGCGAAACATTTACCACAGAGGTCTTTACTGTCGGCAATCGTGACGATACTACTTTGTTGCGGTCTGTTGTACAGCGTTTCCTATGCGAATCTCATTTCTCCAGGTCCGCTTACGAAATCCCATCGCGGATTGGAAGGGGCAACGAACTGCGGGATGTGCCATCAAATTGCTGGGGAAAAAGCAATTGCGGTTGCCAATTGCCTCCAATGCCATACCAACATAAAAAAGACGATTGATCAAAAGAGTGGATACCACGGTCGCTTGACCCAGAAGTGCGAAAGCTGTCACAAGGAACATATCGGGGTAAATGGACGATTGATTCGGTGGGATCCGAAAGCCTTCAATCATGATGAAACCGGTTACAAACTGGATGGAGCCCACGAGAAACTCCAATGCAACCAATGTCATAAAAATGCCGAGAAAACTTATCTTGGGCTCGATACGAAGTGTTTAAGCTGCCATAAGGATCAACACGGTTCCGATCTCAAGCGAACCTGTACCGAATGCCACTCTAACCTCGGTTGGAAACAGCCTCCACCCACATTCGACCATAGTAAGACGAAGTGGGCACTCACCGGGAAACATAAAGAAGTTGCTTGTCTGAGTTGCCATAAAGAGAATAAGTGGAGTAGCCTAAAGACCGATTGTAAATCCTGTCACAACGACCCGCACCAAGGGAAGTTTAGCCAGAACTGTACCGAATGCCACACGTCCGGCGGTTGGAAAAATATCGCTGGCTTTGATCATAGTAAAACCGGTTTCCCATTGGTCGGTGCGCATCTCACCCAACGTTGCGACGCTTGCCATAATCCGCGCTTAAAACCGGTGCTTGCTGAAAAGACCTGTTTCGCCTGTCACGGCGATAAACACAATGGACAACTCTCCCGCGAATGTAAAACTTGCCACAACGAAACATCGTTTAAACCCGCTCTCTATACTCTGGAGCAACACAATCAAACACCTTTCCCTTTGGCGGGTAAACATATTGAGCAGGGCTGTAATGAATGCCATAAAGAGAACAAATTCAAGTTCACTTCCGACGATAAAAAATGCTCCGGTTGCCATGCCGATAAACATAATGGACAATTGTCCAAGCAGTGTGAAAACTGTCATACGGTGAATGGTTTTAAACCATCCACGTTTACCGTCGAGCAACATAAGAAAACGAAGTTCGAGTTGGTGGGGAAACACCTTTCTACCGATTGTGCGAAATGCCATAAGGATGGTAAGTATGTCTTTACTGAACCGCAACGAGAGTGCTTGAGTTGCCATCAGGATCAACATAAGGGGCAGCTCGCTTCGACTTGCCAATCATGCCATTCACCGCAAGCTTGGAAACCATCATCGTTTACGGTACAACGCCACAACATGACTGCGTTCGCGTTAACGGGCAAACATGTTACCACCGCCTGTACGGAATGCCATAAAGACGGGAAGTACCGGATTGCCGGGGCAACCGAAAGTTGTACTGCTTGCCACAAAGATCAACACAACGGGCAATTCGGACGCAATTGCACTGATTGTCATAATACGTCTGCCTGGAAAGGCGCCGGTTCGCTATCGTTCGATCACCGGAAGACCCGTTTCCCGTTGGATGGTCAGCATCGCTCGGTTACCTGTACCCAGTGTCATACGAATGGGGTATTTCAAGGGACACCGATGGAATGCTCGCGTTGCCATACCGAGCCCCATGAAGGATTATTGGGAAATCAATGCAACGATTGTCACCGTACCTCGCGATGGAACGATCTCAGCTTCCGGCACAATCAAACGAACTTCCCGTTAACGAACAAACATGCGACAGTCGCCTGCAATGAGTGTCACAAGACCCAGCGCTATGTCGATGTAACAAACGATTGTTATTCTTGTCATACCCGGGACTATACACAGGCAGCGCAGCCGGTACACAGTGCCAATGCATTTCCGCCCAATCAATGCATCAATTGTCACCGCAGTGGCGGACCTAATTGGAAACCGGCAAGTTTCCGGCATAACGAAGTGTTTACTTTAAACAACCAACATGCGGTTACTCAGTGTACGGAGTGTCATGTCAACGGCAGATATGCCGGTACACCGCGGGATTGTTACGGTTGCCATCAATCGAATTATTCGCAAGCGAGCAACCCCACTCACACGGCAGCTGGCTTTCCTACCGCGGAATGCGCGAGTTGCCATCGTGACGGCGGGCCCGATTGGCGGCCGGCAACCTTTGCTGCTCATAACACCGTATTCCCATTAAACAACCGGCACGGGCAAATCGTGTGCGCGAGCTGTCATACAAATGGACAATACACCGGCACGCCGCGCGAATGTCAAAACTGCCACCAAAGCGATTACCAAGGGGCGACCAATCCCGTCCATTCGGCAAGCGTCTTTCCCCAGACCGAATGCCGGGACTGTCACAGCGATGGCGGCCCCAATTGGCAACCGGCAAACTTTAATCACGACCGTGTTTATGTATTGCAAAACCGCCATCGTACCCCGCCGCGAGAATGCAATGAATGCCATATCAACAACCAATACAGCAATACCCCGACAACTTGTTGGGGTTGTCATGAAAATGATTTCAATGAAGCGGTCCAAGAGGAACCGGAGCACCGGAACTACTCTCACGATTGTATTCCCTGCCACCTACCTTCCGACAACGATTGGGATGATGGCGGAAACCGGTTCAACAATCATGCGACGTTCCCGTTAAACGGCACCCATGCATCGCCGAGCCCCACCCGGTGCGATCAGTGCCATACGACCGGTCAATATACCGGCACACCGCGGGAGTGCATTGGTTGTCATCAAACGGCATATCAACAGACGCTGAATCCAGTGCACGTCGAAGAATTCTTCCCAAGTGCCAACTGCAATACCTGTCATACGAGTGGTGGAACAGATTGGCATCAAGTGGTGTATACTCATACCACCACATTTCCATTGGTGAACGATCATCAATCGCCGGCACCTACCGCTTGTAACGAATGCCATACCAATACCCAGTATGCGAGTACGCCGACCGATTGCTATAGCTGTCATCAAACCCAATACCAAGGCGCAACGAATCCACCGCATACTACGTCAGGTTTCCCGCCTTCAGCATGCGCGACGTGTCATGCTAATGGCGGGCCAAACTGGAGTCCTGCGACTTTCCCGCACACCGTTTTCCCGTTGGTAAACGATCATCAGTCGCCTACTCCGACGGCATGCAATGAATGTCATACCAATGGGCAGTATGCGGGTACGCCTTCTGATTGTTACAGTTGTCATCAAACGCAATATCAGAATGCAACCAATCCTGCTCATACCGCTGCTGGTTTCCCGTCGTCGGCTTGTGCAAGTTGTCATACCAGTGGTGGTCCCGATTGGCGGCCTTCAACATTCGCCCATACGACGTTCCCATTGTTGAACGATCATCAGTCCCCCACACCAACTACATGCAATCAATGCCATTCCAATGGGCAATATGCCGGAACACCCTCCGATTGCTTTAGTTGCCATCAAACGCAGTATCAGAGCGCAACGAATCCGGTACATACCGCACAATTTTTCCCGTCGGCGAATTGTGGAACTTGTCATAGCAATGGCGGTCCAGCATGGCAACCAGCAGCGTTTACTCATTCAGCGTATACCCTGATGAATGATCATCAATCCCCCAACCCCACGGCATGTAACCGCTGCCATACGAATGGACAGTACACTGGAACACCAACCAACTGTTATAGTTGCCATCAAACGCAGTACCAAGGTGCAACGAATCCGGTACATACCGCACAATTTTTCCCGTTGGCGAATTGTGGCACCTGCCACAGCAATGGCGGTCCGGCATGGCAACCTGGTGTCTTTACACATACGACCACCTTTGCGTTAACGGGGAATCATCTATCGCCGAATCCGACCGATTGCAATGAGTGCCATCCAAATGGACAATACACCGGGACTGCTTCCGACTGTTACAGTTGTCATCAAACCGATTACACCGGCGCGACCAATCCGGCACACACCGCGGCGACTCATCCCGTGTCCGCTTGTAACACTTGTCATACCAGCGGCGGTCCGAATTGGAATTCGAGTTTCAACCATGCGACAGCATTTGCACTGCAAGGACGCCATACCCAAGCGACTTGTACCGAATGCCATTTGAACAATCAGTATAGCGGCACCCCGCGTGACTGTTACCAGTGCCATATTCGAAGTAACCCGAATATCTATCCCGCGGATCATCAAGCATCGTCGAATATCATGACGACCAATTGCGTTACTTGTCATTACGCGACCGACAATGCTTGGACACAAGGTCGCTTAAGTAATCACACCTGGTTCCCGATCACGTCTGGTCGACATCGCAATATCACTTGTGCGAACTGTCATACCACTTCGACCACCTACATTTTATTCAATTGTATCACTTGTCATGGTGGGTGCAATAGCATTAATGGAGATCATAACGGCGTTTCGGGTTATCAATGTTTGGATGCGAGATGCTACCAGTGTCATCCCGATGGTAGCGAAGGACCGAATTTGCGCAATCGAATCCGCGAGGGGGGGTTAGAGCAGCGTGGACATTAA
- a CDS encoding response regulator produces the protein MDRKILVVDDDEKIQELLRDAFADAGFQVVPALSAEEAVTILDREWFPIYFIDMQLPGANGLELCRTIRKRNPTVTLFAMSGYSGHYHLIDALDAGFNDYFAKPFSVPVLVKNVLDAFEKMDRWHSHQRQ, from the coding sequence ATGGATCGGAAAATCTTAGTCGTCGACGACGACGAGAAGATACAGGAACTGTTACGCGATGCGTTCGCCGATGCCGGATTCCAAGTTGTCCCTGCCTTGAGCGCGGAAGAGGCGGTAACGATCCTCGACCGGGAATGGTTTCCGATCTACTTTATTGATATGCAACTCCCCGGTGCGAACGGTCTGGAATTATGCCGTACGATCCGGAAACGCAACCCCACCGTTACGCTCTTTGCGATGTCCGGGTATTCCGGACATTACCACTTGATCGACGCCCTCGATGCCGGATTCAACGACTATTTCGCCAAACCGTTTAGTGTTCCGGTGTTAGTCAAGAATGTACTGGACGCCTTCGAAAAGATGGATCGCTGGCACAGCCACCAGCGACAATAG
- a CDS encoding nitronate monooxygenase family protein, with translation MLTNTLSPLCLGDLVARIPIIQGGMGVGISLSRLASAVANEGGIGVIAAALIGFTESDCYSNYEEASERALRKEIQKARAASKGILGVNIMVALTNYADVVRTAIDEGIDVIFSGAGIPLNLPSFRKPDTKTKLVPIVSSGRAATILCKRWTEKYNYPPDAIVVEGPQAGGHLGFKLEQIGDEAYALEKLVPEVVEAVRPFAERAGKPIPVIAAGGIYTGADIRKYLELGASGVQMATRFVATHECDASDSFKQAYLDAKQEDIQIIESPVGMPGRVIRNKFTDSVGRGEKMPLQCAYHCIITCDYKNSQYCIAHALTSAQKGNFKSGFPFAGSNVYRVNKIVSVKELIDSLIEEYRDSYMQTAIA, from the coding sequence TTGCTTACGAATACGTTGAGTCCATTATGTTTGGGTGATTTGGTTGCCCGCATTCCCATCATCCAAGGTGGGATGGGGGTTGGAATTTCTTTATCGAGACTGGCGTCGGCAGTAGCGAATGAAGGTGGAATTGGGGTAATTGCAGCGGCACTGATCGGATTTACCGAATCGGATTGTTACTCAAATTACGAAGAAGCCAGCGAGCGGGCATTGCGCAAGGAAATCCAGAAAGCCCGCGCCGCCTCCAAAGGGATACTCGGCGTTAACATTATGGTTGCGCTGACCAATTATGCCGATGTCGTCCGTACTGCCATCGATGAAGGAATCGACGTAATATTTTCCGGTGCCGGGATTCCGCTTAATCTACCCTCCTTCCGCAAACCAGACACCAAGACGAAATTAGTACCGATCGTTTCCTCAGGACGCGCTGCAACGATTCTTTGTAAACGGTGGACGGAAAAGTACAACTATCCCCCCGATGCCATTGTTGTGGAAGGTCCACAAGCCGGTGGACACTTAGGATTTAAGCTGGAACAGATTGGCGATGAGGCATACGCTTTAGAAAAGTTAGTGCCGGAAGTGGTGGAAGCGGTGCGTCCGTTTGCCGAACGAGCTGGAAAGCCAATCCCGGTGATTGCGGCAGGCGGTATCTATACTGGGGCTGACATTCGTAAATATCTCGAACTTGGAGCCTCCGGGGTGCAAATGGCGACACGTTTTGTCGCTACTCATGAATGTGATGCTTCCGATTCATTCAAACAAGCTTACTTAGATGCGAAACAGGAAGACATTCAAATCATTGAAAGTCCGGTGGGTATGCCGGGGCGGGTGATACGTAATAAGTTTACTGATTCCGTGGGGCGTGGCGAGAAAATGCCACTGCAGTGTGCTTATCATTGTATCATAACCTGTGACTACAAGAATAGCCAGTACTGTATTGCCCATGCATTGACAAGTGCACAAAAAGGAAACTTCAAGAGTGGTTTTCCGTTTGCTGGTTCCAATGTTTATCGGGTGAATAAGATAGTCTCGGTGAAAGAGTTGATCGATTCGCTGATCGAAGAGTATCGAGATTCGTATATGCAGACTGCCATTGCGTAG